GTCGGCTCCGGGCGGGGTGATCGACTGTGAGTGAGCTCGAACTCACTGATATCACGAAATCCTATGGGAAGACACGCGCACTCGATGGGGTCTCCCTGCGCGTCCGTGACGGGGAGTTTTTTACCCTCGTCGGCCCCTCGGGCTGTGGAAAGACGACGACCCTGCGGACCGTTGCCGGGTTCGAGTCGTCGGACGCTGGCGAGGTTCGGATCGGCGGCCAGTCGGTTGCCGATGTTCCGCCGGAGGATCGCGATATCGGCGTCGTGTTTCAGAACTACGCGCTCTTTCCCCACATGACCGTGGCGGAAAACGTCGCCTACGGGCTTCGGTTTCGTGACCCACCGGGGGGCGTCTCCCGCGACGAGCGCGTCAGCGAACTCCTCTCGCTGGTGGATCTCGACGGGTTCGAGGAGCGTGAACCGGACGAACTCTCGGGTGGACAGCGCCAGCGGATCGCCCTCGCTCGGGCACTGGCACCCGGACCGGATCTACTCTTGCTGGACGAGCCGATGAGCGCACTGGACGCGCGCTTGCGAAAGAGCCTCCGCCGCCAGCTCCAGACGATCCAGTCCGATCTTGGAGTGACGACGCTGTACGTCACCCACGATCAGAACGAGGCGCTGGCGATCAGCGATCGACTGGCGGTGATGAACGGCGGCCGGATCGAACAGGTCGGATCGCCCAGAGACGTGTATCGTCGACCGGAGACACCGTTCGTTGCGGAATTCATCGGCGATAACAACGTCTTTGCGGGAGCGGTCTCGCAGGCTTCGGCTCCCGAGGACCGATCCGTGCTCGATTTTGCGGGAACCCCGATCGAGCTCCCCCGGATCGACGCCGACAGCGCGCTTGTCTGCGTTCGGCCGGAGGCGCTCCGTCTGGGCAGTGGAACGAACCAGCT
This DNA window, taken from Natranaeroarchaeum aerophilus, encodes the following:
- a CDS encoding ABC transporter ATP-binding protein; protein product: MSELELTDITKSYGKTRALDGVSLRVRDGEFFTLVGPSGCGKTTTLRTVAGFESSDAGEVRIGGQSVADVPPEDRDIGVVFQNYALFPHMTVAENVAYGLRFRDPPGGVSRDERVSELLSLVDLDGFEEREPDELSGGQRQRIALARALAPGPDLLLLDEPMSALDARLRKSLRRQLQTIQSDLGVTTLYVTHDQNEALAISDRLAVMNGGRIEQVGSPRDVYRRPETPFVAEFIGDNNVFAGAVSQASAPEDRSVLDFAGTPIELPRIDADSALVCVRPEALRLGSGTNQLTANIVASEYLGGSVRLHLRWGDQELVALTDRAPPDEQIVIGFEPEDIHVVTTDPDSEAVVSLRTE